Proteins encoded in a region of the Streptomyces sp. PCS3-D2 genome:
- a CDS encoding helix-turn-helix transcriptional regulator, whose protein sequence is MGSHGKATQASTPLYQLKSEFFKTLGHPVRIRVLELLSVREHAVAEMLPEVGVEAASLSQQLAVLRKANLVVTRREGSNVHYSLADSRIAELLGVARSILSGVLEGQAELLADLRASRTGP, encoded by the coding sequence GCTGTACCAGCTGAAGTCCGAGTTCTTCAAGACGCTCGGGCACCCGGTCCGCATCCGCGTGCTGGAGCTCCTGTCCGTACGTGAGCACGCGGTCGCGGAGATGCTGCCGGAGGTCGGGGTGGAGGCCGCGAGCCTCTCGCAGCAGCTGGCCGTCCTGCGCAAGGCCAACCTGGTGGTCACCCGCCGGGAAGGGTCGAACGTCCACTACTCGCTCGCCGACTCCCGGATCGCCGAACTCCTGGGGGTCGCCCGCAGCATCCTCTCCGGCGTCCTGGAAGGCCAGGCCGAGCTCCTGGCGGACCTGCGCGCCAGCCGGACCGGCCCGTAG
- a CDS encoding aspartate/glutamate racemase family protein yields the protein MTGCDLTLLHTSPVHVPVFDALRDRHHPGAVLRHLVVPELLDRARAHGPRSVAPALLELLAAAGPGPVLVTCSTIGATAEALVPALGSAVLRVDRPMAAAAVRTGPRIAVLAALASTFAPTVELLAEEAAGRPVSVRTHLVAGAWASFEAGDTARYLAQVAEAADAVTGADVIVLAQASMAGAAELATTGIPVLASPGPGLAAALARSTAR from the coding sequence GTGACCGGCTGTGACCTGACCCTGCTGCACACCTCGCCCGTGCACGTCCCCGTCTTCGACGCGCTGCGCGACCGGCACCACCCCGGGGCGGTCCTGCGGCATCTGGTGGTGCCGGAGCTGCTGGACCGGGCCCGCGCGCACGGGCCCCGGTCCGTGGCTCCGGCCCTGCTGGAGTTGCTCGCCGCAGCCGGGCCGGGCCCCGTGCTGGTCACCTGCTCCACCATCGGGGCGACCGCCGAGGCGCTGGTTCCGGCTCTGGGTTCCGCGGTGCTGCGGGTGGACCGGCCGATGGCGGCCGCTGCCGTGCGCACCGGCCCGCGGATCGCGGTCCTCGCAGCCCTGGCGTCGACCTTCGCCCCGACCGTTGAGCTGCTCGCCGAGGAGGCTGCGGGGCGACCCGTGTCCGTGCGCACGCACCTGGTCGCCGGCGCCTGGGCGAGCTTCGAGGCGGGTGACACGGCCCGCTACCTCGCCCAGGTGGCGGAGGCCGCCGACGCCGTCACCGGCGCGGACGTGATCGTCCTGGCCCAGGCGTCGATGGCCGGGGCGGCCGAGCTGGCCACGACCGGGATCCCCGTGCTGGCCAGCCCCGGGCCGGGCCTCGCCGCCGCGCTCGCCCGCTCGACCGCACGATAG
- the panD gene encoding aspartate 1-decarboxylase: protein MLRTMFKSKIHRATVTQADLHYVGSVTVDADLLDAADLLPGELVHIVDITNGARLETYVIEGERGSGVIGINGAAAHLVHPGDLVILISYAQVEDAEARVLKPRVVHVDADNRIVELGADPSAPVPGTDQERSPQAVAVR from the coding sequence ATGCTGCGCACCATGTTCAAGTCCAAGATTCACCGGGCCACCGTCACCCAGGCCGACCTGCACTACGTCGGGTCCGTGACCGTGGACGCCGACCTGCTGGACGCCGCCGACCTGCTCCCCGGGGAGCTCGTCCACATCGTGGACATCACCAACGGGGCGAGGCTGGAGACCTACGTCATTGAGGGCGAGCGCGGATCCGGGGTGATCGGGATCAACGGCGCCGCCGCGCACCTCGTGCACCCCGGGGACCTCGTCATCCTCATCAGCTACGCGCAGGTCGAGGACGCCGAGGCCCGGGTGCTGAAGCCGCGCGTCGTGCACGTCGACGCAGACAACCGGATCGTCGAACTGGGCGCCGACCCCTCCGCGCCGGTACCGGGAACGGACCAGGAGCGCAGCCCCCAGGCCGTGGCCGTCCGGTGA
- the hisC gene encoding histidinol-phosphate transaminase, translating to MGVAIRADLAAVPDYNIPGTAPDAIVLNSNEGPLPPPPAVIEAITRAAVEGHRYPQWFSDTLVGRLADDLAVPEEGIAVGCGSVSLCRDLIQAFCGPGDEVLCAWRSFDAYPVFARVAGLRARTVPLDAGHRHDLDAMLAAVTRDTRVVFVCNPNNPTGTAVRGRALGDFLDRLPDRVLVVLDEAYREFVDDPDVPDGIALARHRPNVAVLRTFSKAYGLAGVRIGYCVAAPAVVSAVHKVAVPFAVSRLAQAAALAALDRPEEVRSRSAAIVRERQRLQSLLTRDGHSVTPSQANFVWLPLGEEAGDFADFCARRGVLVRAFPGDGVRVTVGLPEENDAFLSAAARYRGRRSSATLVDRLR from the coding sequence ATGGGTGTTGCCATCAGAGCCGACCTGGCCGCCGTGCCCGACTACAACATTCCCGGCACGGCGCCCGACGCCATCGTGCTCAACTCCAACGAGGGGCCGCTGCCGCCCCCGCCCGCCGTCATCGAGGCCATCACCCGCGCCGCCGTCGAAGGCCACCGCTACCCGCAGTGGTTCTCCGACACCCTGGTCGGCCGCCTGGCCGACGACCTGGCCGTCCCCGAGGAGGGGATCGCCGTCGGCTGCGGGTCGGTGAGCCTCTGCCGCGATCTCATCCAGGCGTTCTGCGGCCCGGGCGACGAAGTCCTGTGCGCCTGGCGGTCCTTCGACGCCTATCCGGTCTTCGCCAGGGTCGCCGGACTACGAGCCCGCACCGTCCCCCTGGACGCCGGACACAGGCACGACCTGGATGCGATGCTCGCCGCCGTCACCCGCGACACCCGCGTCGTCTTCGTCTGCAACCCCAACAACCCCACCGGGACCGCGGTCCGGGGCCGCGCACTGGGCGACTTCCTCGACCGCCTCCCCGACCGGGTCCTGGTCGTACTCGACGAGGCGTACCGGGAGTTCGTCGACGATCCCGACGTGCCCGACGGCATCGCACTGGCCCGGCACCGCCCGAACGTGGCCGTGCTGCGCACCTTCTCGAAGGCGTACGGGCTTGCCGGCGTGCGCATCGGCTACTGCGTGGCCGCGCCTGCCGTGGTGTCCGCCGTCCACAAGGTGGCCGTCCCCTTCGCGGTCAGCAGGCTCGCCCAGGCCGCCGCCCTCGCCGCACTCGACCGCCCCGAGGAGGTGCGCTCGCGCTCCGCCGCGATCGTCCGCGAACGGCAGCGTCTGCAGTCCCTGTTGACCCGCGACGGCCACTCGGTGACCCCTTCGCAGGCCAACTTCGTATGGCTGCCGCTGGGGGAGGAGGCCGGCGATTTCGCCGACTTCTGCGCCCGCCGCGGCGTGCTCGTCCGGGCCTTCCCCGGCGACGGCGTCCGCGTCACCGTCGGTCTGCCGGAGGAGAACGACGCCTTCCTCTCCGCGGCCGCCCGCTACCGGGGCCGCCGGTCATCGGCAACCCTGGTCGACCGTCTCCGATAG
- a CDS encoding ATP-grasp domain-containing protein, whose protein sequence is MPTAPDHPGHHAHPYAVPHDRRGTTPVGVIVDGYSVGKYLPAAFRKLGADVVHLQSTPEFLNCVPPPDLRPYLANVVQDGADPARTVKELASYHPCGVLPGQETGVPPADRTAELLGLPGNPSATSALRRDKYRMIEALRAADIRCADQLKTDDAAEVLAWARTTGYPVVVKPLSSASTDKVSVCRGPDEVRAAAAEILGSRDIFGRHNDELLAQSFLDGTEYIVDVVRGPGGARHVCGVWRYDKTLVGTRPVYDRDVLIDPDAPQVEPLVTYLDTVLDALDIRFGAAHAEIMMTAAGPVLVEVGARLDGIMDPGHHDSCLDGNQADLLALACVRPEEYRREHPGDTLYRKHRAGMVVHVRTTRGGLVEAVDEHALARIRALETVHLAVPRLAPGDRMRPTVDLLSSPLRVFLTGDSQEELLADQRRIRLLADDVFRLAPN, encoded by the coding sequence ATGCCCACCGCCCCCGACCACCCCGGCCACCACGCACACCCGTACGCCGTTCCGCACGACCGGCGTGGCACAACGCCCGTCGGCGTGATCGTCGACGGCTACTCGGTCGGCAAGTACCTGCCCGCCGCCTTCCGCAAGCTCGGCGCGGACGTCGTACACCTCCAGAGCACCCCCGAGTTCCTGAACTGCGTACCCCCGCCGGACCTGCGCCCGTACCTGGCCAACGTGGTCCAGGACGGGGCCGACCCCGCCCGTACGGTGAAGGAGCTGGCCTCCTACCACCCCTGCGGGGTGCTCCCCGGCCAGGAGACCGGTGTCCCGCCGGCCGACCGGACGGCCGAACTGCTGGGCCTGCCCGGCAACCCGTCGGCTACCTCCGCGCTGCGCCGCGACAAGTACCGCATGATCGAGGCACTGCGCGCCGCCGACATCCGCTGCGCCGACCAGCTGAAGACCGACGATGCGGCGGAAGTGCTCGCTTGGGCGCGGACCACCGGATACCCGGTCGTCGTCAAACCGCTCAGCTCGGCCTCCACCGACAAGGTCTCCGTCTGCCGAGGCCCGGACGAGGTCCGCGCCGCCGCCGCCGAGATCCTCGGAAGTCGGGACATCTTCGGCCGGCACAACGACGAGTTGCTCGCCCAGTCCTTCCTGGACGGCACCGAATACATCGTGGACGTCGTCCGAGGTCCCGGCGGCGCACGGCATGTCTGCGGCGTCTGGCGCTACGACAAGACCCTCGTCGGCACCCGGCCGGTCTACGACCGCGACGTTCTGATCGACCCCGACGCGCCACAGGTCGAACCCCTCGTCACCTATCTGGACACCGTCCTCGACGCTCTGGACATCCGGTTCGGCGCCGCCCACGCGGAGATCATGATGACCGCCGCCGGGCCGGTACTCGTCGAGGTGGGCGCGAGGCTCGACGGCATCATGGACCCGGGCCACCACGACTCCTGCCTCGACGGGAACCAGGCCGACCTGCTCGCACTCGCCTGCGTACGCCCCGAGGAGTACCGGCGCGAACACCCCGGCGACACCCTGTACCGCAAGCACCGGGCGGGGATGGTCGTCCACGTGCGGACCACCCGCGGCGGGCTCGTCGAGGCCGTCGACGAGCACGCCCTGGCCCGCATCCGTGCCCTGGAAACGGTGCACCTGGCCGTGCCCCGGCTGGCCCCGGGCGACCGGATGCGCCCCACCGTCGACCTGCTGTCCAGCCCGCTGCGCGTCTTCCTGACCGGCGACAGCCAGGAGGAGCTCCTCGCCGACCAACGCCGCATCCGGCTGCTGGCCGACGACGTGTTCCGACTCGCCCCGAACTGA
- a CDS encoding MFS transporter gives MPAETLRTVAGLAPPLRTLFLTTLIFRTGTMAYPFLTPYLLGRGGLEAAEAGLAVTTFGVGALAADLAAGRLLARLHPYALMRGGFLLGAAAVTVVPLLNGLPALITVVLIWGFAYEIVTPAAYAATIAGSPPEQRKVAFSCYRLAINLGLSAGPLLGALLYALDPHAVFWANALCVLAAAAFLHHCGERRPAAGPDAAVGGPGHGTRPRGPVRQTTAERTRFWSVFGLSLPIQLAYALPSVFVGAYVIVGLGLPGYWAGVVFTVNAVGIVLFEVPLNIRMARVGHLATLLSGYALGGTGFLLMALADSGPELVLATLVWTAGEIVVFPGLLAYVSRLSGPAADRNMGLYSGGVNLAFIAAPQLALHISAPGRPVGGRRSGGLRRLPAAARGPHQPVHLAQGETVLKRDLTPFIGVEYSGLTHAELTRPEVFADVVDSLHRRDLVVVRGIELTPRQQIGLAARIGRPVPFLLADWRHPEFAEILVSSNERKDGLPVGIERVGHFWHQDSSFDADPSAYTVLHGVHVPEDHGHTVFASAADVYDRLPEQWRTFLEDRVGLHTLTKQQRIAPEHVGLSIAEVRALIARQYPAVEHSVVRRDPHTGRRFLYAARAYMDRVVGLDANENEAFFDLVDTLLADPNRSYTHRWTPHDLLLWKTATTYHVATDLPPGVSRTVHRVSVAAA, from the coding sequence GTGCCGGCTGAGACCCTGCGGACGGTGGCCGGGCTCGCCCCGCCCCTGCGGACCCTGTTCCTCACCACCCTGATCTTCCGCACCGGCACCATGGCCTACCCCTTCCTCACCCCGTACCTGCTGGGCCGCGGAGGTCTGGAAGCGGCCGAGGCGGGCCTGGCCGTCACCACCTTCGGGGTCGGCGCCCTCGCCGCGGACCTGGCCGCCGGACGGCTCCTCGCGAGGCTGCACCCGTACGCCCTGATGCGGGGCGGCTTCCTGCTGGGCGCCGCCGCGGTCACGGTGGTGCCGCTGCTGAACGGCCTGCCCGCGCTCATCACGGTGGTGCTGATCTGGGGGTTCGCGTACGAGATCGTCACCCCGGCGGCCTACGCTGCCACGATCGCCGGGTCACCGCCCGAGCAGCGCAAGGTCGCCTTCTCCTGCTACCGGCTCGCCATCAACCTCGGACTGTCGGCCGGCCCGCTCCTCGGGGCCCTGCTCTACGCCCTCGACCCGCACGCCGTGTTCTGGGCCAACGCCCTGTGCGTCCTCGCGGCTGCGGCGTTCCTGCACCACTGCGGCGAACGCCGGCCCGCCGCCGGACCGGACGCCGCCGTCGGCGGACCGGGCCACGGGACCCGCCCGCGCGGCCCGGTCCGGCAGACGACGGCCGAACGCACCCGGTTCTGGAGCGTGTTCGGCCTCTCGCTGCCCATCCAGCTGGCCTACGCGCTGCCCTCGGTCTTCGTCGGCGCCTACGTCATCGTCGGCCTCGGCCTGCCCGGCTACTGGGCCGGCGTCGTCTTCACCGTCAACGCCGTCGGGATCGTCCTGTTCGAGGTCCCGCTCAACATCCGCATGGCACGCGTCGGACACCTGGCGACGCTGCTGAGCGGCTACGCGCTCGGGGGCACCGGGTTCCTGCTCATGGCCCTTGCCGACAGCGGGCCGGAGCTGGTGCTCGCCACCCTCGTGTGGACGGCGGGGGAGATCGTCGTCTTCCCCGGCCTGCTCGCCTACGTCAGCCGGCTCTCCGGCCCGGCCGCCGACCGCAACATGGGCCTGTACTCCGGCGGCGTCAACCTGGCCTTCATCGCGGCCCCGCAACTCGCCCTGCACATCTCGGCCCCCGGGCGCCCCGTGGGCGGCCGCCGGAGCGGCGGTCTGCGCCGCCTGCCTGCTGCTGCTCGCGGCCCGCACCAACCCGTACACCTGGCACAAGGAGAAACCGTGCTCAAGCGTGACCTGACCCCCTTCATCGGCGTCGAGTACAGCGGACTCACCCACGCCGAACTCACCCGCCCGGAGGTCTTCGCAGACGTCGTCGACTCCCTGCACCGGCGCGACCTCGTCGTCGTCCGCGGCATCGAACTCACCCCCCGGCAGCAGATCGGCCTCGCCGCCCGCATCGGCCGCCCCGTCCCCTTCCTCCTCGCCGACTGGCGCCACCCCGAGTTCGCCGAGATCCTCGTCTCCTCCAACGAGCGCAAGGACGGCCTGCCGGTCGGGATCGAGCGGGTCGGCCACTTCTGGCACCAGGACTCCTCCTTCGACGCCGACCCCTCCGCCTACACCGTGCTGCACGGCGTCCACGTGCCCGAGGACCACGGCCACACCGTCTTCGCGAGCGCCGCCGACGTCTACGACCGGCTGCCCGAGCAGTGGCGCACCTTCCTGGAGGACCGCGTCGGGCTGCACACCCTCACCAAACAGCAGCGCATCGCCCCCGAGCACGTGGGCCTGTCCATCGCCGAGGTACGGGCCCTCATCGCCCGCCAGTACCCGGCCGTCGAACACTCCGTCGTCCGCCGCGACCCGCACACCGGCCGCCGCTTCCTGTACGCCGCCCGCGCCTACATGGACCGGGTCGTCGGCCTCGACGCCAACGAGAACGAGGCGTTCTTCGACCTCGTCGACACCCTCCTGGCCGACCCCAACCGGAGCTACACCCACCGCTGGACCCCGCACGACCTGCTGCTGTGGAAGACAGCCACCACCTACCACGTCGCCACCGACCTGCCGCCCGGCGTCTCCCGGACCGTCCACCGCGTCAGCGTCGCCGCCGCGTGA
- a CDS encoding FAD-binding oxidoreductase, with the protein MTASLLDALRAALDGEGALVTDPDVTTGYAHDMMPLAPYGRPLAVVLPASAEQVRACVRACAAAGVPIVPRGAGTGLTGAANAVDGCVVLATTRMNRILELDPDNRIAVVEPGVVNQDLKTAAAAHGLYYPPDPSSLDTCTLGGNLATNAGGLCCGKYGVTGDYVLGLDAVLADGSLLRTGRRTVKGVAGYDLTRLLVGSEGTLGVITRATLALRPLPSAPGTVIAAFDSVARAGASVSRIVRAGLVPSLMEIMDATSLRASSAYLGTELAGEGDQALLLCQSDAPEGTREAELDQMESVFRQAGAVYTHATQDAAEGALLLRARRVSLAALEARGACMTEDVAVPRTLIADLIEGCTRIGADAGLTVAVVGHAGDGNMHPTVLYDGDDAEQYARARTAFDAILALALSLGGTITGEHGVGKLKQDWLERELGPVALRVHRDLKDALDPAGLFNPAAVFARRPAGTRRAG; encoded by the coding sequence ATGACCGCCTCCCTGCTGGACGCCCTCCGCGCCGCCCTCGACGGCGAGGGCGCCCTGGTCACCGACCCGGACGTCACCACCGGATATGCCCACGACATGATGCCGCTCGCCCCGTACGGCCGGCCGCTCGCGGTGGTCCTGCCCGCCTCGGCCGAGCAGGTGCGAGCATGCGTACGGGCCTGCGCGGCGGCCGGCGTCCCGATCGTTCCCCGGGGCGCCGGAACGGGCCTGACCGGCGCAGCCAACGCCGTCGACGGCTGCGTCGTCCTGGCCACCACGCGGATGAACCGGATCCTCGAACTCGACCCGGACAACCGGATCGCCGTAGTCGAACCCGGCGTCGTCAACCAGGACCTGAAGACGGCCGCCGCCGCCCACGGCCTGTACTACCCGCCCGACCCCTCCAGCCTCGACACGTGCACCCTCGGCGGGAACCTGGCCACCAACGCGGGCGGCCTGTGCTGCGGCAAGTACGGGGTCACCGGCGACTACGTCCTCGGCCTGGACGCGGTCCTCGCCGACGGCTCCCTCCTGCGCACCGGCCGCCGCACCGTCAAGGGCGTCGCGGGCTACGACCTCACCCGCCTCCTCGTCGGCAGCGAGGGCACCCTCGGGGTCATCACGCGGGCCACTCTCGCCCTGCGCCCGCTGCCCTCCGCGCCCGGCACCGTCATCGCGGCCTTCGACTCGGTGGCCCGGGCGGGAGCCAGCGTCAGCCGGATCGTCCGGGCCGGCCTCGTGCCCTCCCTCATGGAGATCATGGACGCGACCTCCCTGCGGGCCTCGTCTGCCTACCTCGGCACCGAGCTCGCTGGCGAAGGCGACCAAGCCCTGCTGCTCTGCCAGTCCGACGCGCCGGAAGGCACCCGCGAAGCCGAACTCGACCAGATGGAAAGCGTGTTCCGGCAAGCCGGCGCGGTGTACACGCACGCCACGCAGGACGCGGCGGAGGGCGCCCTGCTGCTGCGTGCCCGCCGGGTGAGCCTCGCCGCCCTCGAAGCCCGGGGCGCCTGCATGACCGAGGACGTGGCCGTGCCCCGCACCCTCATCGCCGATCTGATCGAGGGCTGTACGCGGATCGGCGCCGACGCGGGGCTGACCGTCGCGGTCGTCGGCCACGCGGGCGACGGCAACATGCACCCCACGGTCCTCTACGACGGCGACGACGCCGAGCAGTACGCCCGCGCCCGGACGGCGTTCGACGCGATTCTGGCCCTCGCCCTGTCCCTCGGCGGCACTATCACCGGCGAGCACGGAGTCGGCAAGCTCAAGCAGGACTGGCTGGAACGCGAACTGGGCCCGGTCGCCCTGCGCGTGCACCGCGACCTCAAGGACGCCCTCGACCCGGCAGGCCTGTTCAACCCCGCCGCCGTGTTCGCCCGGAGGCCGGCCGGGACCCGCCGTGCCGGCTGA
- a CDS encoding ferredoxin — protein sequence MKVTLDPERCVGAGHCVLSAATVFDQDETDGIVLLLDPEPAAHLADAVLEAADLCPARAILVTTPGGRPA from the coding sequence GTGAAGGTCACCCTCGATCCCGAGCGCTGTGTCGGCGCCGGCCACTGCGTCCTGTCCGCCGCCACGGTCTTCGACCAGGACGAGACCGACGGCATCGTCCTGCTGCTGGACCCGGAACCGGCCGCGCACCTCGCCGACGCCGTCCTGGAGGCTGCCGACCTGTGCCCCGCCCGGGCGATCCTCGTCACCACCCCCGGCGGGCGGCCGGCATGA
- a CDS encoding cytochrome P450 produces the protein MTDPMADATTDPMADPTTDPHYPMDRQCPFTPPREATAIREAGTVPRVTLWNGVRPWLFTGFDDARTVLSDPRFSADKSRPGYPLSSAVALAETAVEPTLLVMDNPRHDALRRLALGEFTVKRAEQWRPAVRAVIDDCLDRMLRGTEADLVADLALPVALTVICEFLGVPFEDRELFRGLTHTMNVVAGTTESAAAARQALQDYLEELVAAAEREPRDGFIGRMAARHLPDGTMTGRQLAAMALLLLTAGHDTTANMISLGVLTLLRHPDHFAALGTDDDDPELLADTVEEMLRHLTVVQRGIRRIAVEDVEVGDRLVRAGEGAVAAINVANRDPARFPAGERFDPASRAHGHLAFGYGPHQCMGQSLARVELQEAYAAVARRIPTLRTSVPVEEIRFKSDMAVYGLHALPVTW, from the coding sequence ATGACTGACCCGATGGCCGACGCGACGACCGACCCGATGGCCGACCCGACGACCGACCCGCACTACCCCATGGACCGGCAGTGCCCGTTCACCCCGCCCCGGGAGGCCACCGCCATCCGGGAGGCGGGCACCGTGCCCCGCGTGACGCTGTGGAACGGGGTCCGCCCCTGGCTGTTCACGGGTTTCGACGACGCCCGTACCGTGCTGTCCGACCCCCGGTTCAGCGCCGACAAGAGCCGCCCCGGCTACCCACTGTCCAGCGCCGTCGCCCTCGCCGAGACCGCCGTCGAGCCGACCCTGCTCGTCATGGACAACCCGCGCCACGACGCCCTACGGCGCCTGGCACTCGGCGAGTTCACCGTCAAACGGGCCGAGCAGTGGCGCCCCGCCGTCCGCGCCGTCATCGACGACTGCCTGGACCGGATGCTCCGCGGCACAGAGGCCGACCTGGTGGCCGACCTGGCCCTGCCCGTCGCGCTCACCGTCATCTGCGAATTCCTCGGGGTGCCCTTCGAAGACCGCGAACTCTTCCGCGGCCTGACCCACACCATGAACGTCGTCGCCGGTACCACCGAGAGCGCCGCCGCCGCCCGGCAGGCCCTCCAGGACTACCTGGAGGAGCTCGTCGCCGCCGCCGAACGGGAACCGCGCGACGGCTTCATCGGCCGCATGGCCGCCCGCCACCTGCCCGACGGGACCATGACCGGGCGCCAACTCGCCGCCATGGCACTCCTGTTGCTCACCGCCGGCCACGACACCACCGCCAACATGATCTCCCTCGGGGTACTGACACTGCTGCGCCACCCCGACCACTTCGCCGCCCTCGGCACGGACGACGACGACCCCGAGCTGCTCGCCGACACCGTCGAGGAGATGCTGCGCCACCTCACCGTGGTCCAGCGCGGCATCCGCCGGATCGCTGTCGAGGACGTGGAGGTCGGCGACCGGCTCGTACGGGCCGGGGAGGGCGCCGTCGCCGCCATCAACGTCGCCAACCGGGACCCCGCACGCTTCCCCGCCGGCGAGCGGTTCGACCCCGCCTCCCGCGCGCACGGCCACCTCGCGTTCGGGTACGGGCCCCACCAGTGCATGGGCCAGTCGCTGGCCCGCGTGGAACTCCAGGAGGCCTACGCGGCCGTGGCCCGCCGGATCCCGACGCTGCGCACGTCCGTACCCGTGGAGGAGATCCGCTTCAAGTCCGACATGGCCGTGTACGGGCTGCACGCCCTGCCCGTGACCTGGTGA